The proteins below are encoded in one region of Legionella antarctica:
- the istA gene encoding IS21 family transposase has product MRIKTMAEIREVLYQHKKGMTQRNIEKSLSVSRMSIRKYVSMAKDLGYQEDISNDELEVIALQIHNKIVNTTANNRPNKSEKELEAHHEKIASLLTEKWITHMQIHRILSDNGLVSSRRSLSRYIERHFPSLPKATVHLLTKPGHEAQVDYAFVGFINNKKTYAFIMTLSHSRYRYVEFVHSQNQQSWAQSHINAFHFFGGVPNCILLDNLKSGIIKAHIYDPTVNETYAELSRFYDFIADPAKARTPEHKGKVERSVQLVKEQVIAGITYDDLASMNAFARDWCANKVSHVICSTTGEKPIDVFKNEEFNLLNPLPAGAFDMPIWMDAQVHRDHHFVVAGNFYSVPTIHIGTKVKIRVGLKTVQAYVNHALIKTHIRNYGRGQWETDPNDYHNSAKYYLENTAGVCIEAAKAIGQATEEMVTKVLAEGSRTSLRKAQAIIRLVEEYGNERLENACLRAILFDNYTHQSLKKILTEGLDKKDTRTFSTKRSANHENFAYIRAASDYSSTMEAHYE; this is encoded by the coding sequence ATGAGGATTAAAACAATGGCAGAAATTAGAGAGGTGCTATATCAGCACAAAAAAGGGATGACTCAACGCAATATTGAAAAGTCTCTAAGCGTTTCACGAATGAGCATACGCAAGTACGTTTCAATGGCCAAGGATTTGGGTTATCAGGAGGATATTTCCAATGATGAGCTCGAAGTTATCGCTTTGCAGATACATAATAAAATCGTTAATACTACAGCCAACAACAGACCCAATAAATCAGAAAAAGAACTTGAGGCGCATCACGAAAAAATAGCATCACTCCTCACTGAGAAGTGGATTACCCATATGCAGATACACCGAATTTTAAGCGATAATGGTCTTGTTAGCAGTCGAAGAAGTCTTAGTCGTTATATTGAACGTCATTTCCCCTCGTTGCCTAAGGCTACGGTACATTTGTTAACAAAGCCTGGGCATGAAGCACAAGTTGACTATGCGTTTGTTGGGTTTATCAATAATAAAAAAACATACGCTTTTATTATGACGTTATCACATAGTCGGTATCGATATGTTGAGTTTGTACATTCTCAAAATCAGCAATCATGGGCGCAAAGCCATATCAATGCCTTTCATTTTTTTGGAGGCGTGCCCAACTGCATTCTTTTAGACAATTTGAAATCGGGAATTATTAAAGCACATATTTATGATCCAACGGTCAATGAAACCTATGCAGAGTTATCTCGCTTTTATGACTTTATAGCCGATCCGGCGAAGGCTCGAACGCCCGAGCACAAGGGGAAGGTTGAGCGTAGTGTTCAATTGGTAAAAGAACAGGTTATCGCGGGGATAACCTATGATGATTTGGCCTCGATGAACGCCTTTGCACGTGATTGGTGCGCTAATAAGGTATCGCACGTCATCTGCAGTACCACTGGTGAAAAGCCAATTGACGTATTTAAAAATGAAGAATTTAATTTATTAAACCCACTGCCAGCAGGCGCTTTTGATATGCCCATTTGGATGGATGCTCAAGTTCATCGTGACCATCATTTTGTTGTTGCTGGTAATTTTTATTCTGTGCCAACGATACATATCGGGACAAAGGTTAAAATTAGAGTTGGCTTGAAGACCGTTCAGGCCTATGTGAATCATGCTTTGATTAAGACCCATATTCGTAACTACGGGCGTGGACAGTGGGAAACGGATCCCAATGACTACCATAATTCTGCAAAGTATTACTTAGAAAATACTGCTGGCGTTTGTATTGAAGCGGCCAAAGCAATTGGTCAGGCAACGGAGGAAATGGTCACAAAGGTACTGGCTGAAGGCTCTAGAACGAGCTTAAGAAAAGCCCAGGCTATCATCCGCTTGGTTGAGGAATACGGTAATGAGCGCCTTGAAAATGCATGTTTACGCGCGATTTTATTTGATAATTATACTCATCAATCATTGAAAAAAATCCTCACGGAAGGCCTGGATAAAAAAGACACGAGAACATTCTCCACTAAGCGCTCGGCCAATCATGAGAACTTTGCCTATATTCGCGCAGCAAGTGATTACAGCTCAACGATGGAGGCTCATTATGAGTGA
- the istB gene encoding IS21-like element helper ATPase IstB, which produces MSDINMLELAKKLRLTGIPDTLLARVEQARAASLSYEELLSMLFQDEDEARQQKLLAGRVRQARFEEPQCFENFELARYSTQVTQAIRTLMTGKFIKEKNHVIIMGPVGTGKTHLAQALGLMACQRHKKVCFIRANELLNQFHQARADETWTALFKRYSRYDVLILDDFGLKALSPEQSTDLYDLIAAIHVNSMLIITTNRKIEGWMELFYDPVMANAALDRIVNKAYRIVLDGESYRKKFIPKFNLVDDK; this is translated from the coding sequence ATGAGTGATATCAATATGTTAGAGCTTGCAAAAAAACTACGTTTGACAGGGATCCCAGACACACTGCTAGCAAGAGTAGAACAGGCTCGCGCAGCGTCCCTCTCTTATGAAGAGTTGCTCTCAATGTTGTTTCAGGATGAGGATGAGGCTCGTCAACAAAAATTGCTTGCTGGGCGTGTAAGGCAAGCTCGATTTGAGGAGCCTCAGTGTTTTGAAAATTTTGAACTGGCTCGATATTCAACACAAGTCACACAAGCCATCCGCACCCTGATGACAGGGAAGTTTATCAAAGAAAAAAACCATGTCATCATCATGGGACCTGTTGGCACCGGAAAGACTCACCTGGCTCAAGCCCTGGGTCTAATGGCATGTCAACGACATAAAAAAGTCTGCTTTATAAGAGCGAATGAACTGTTAAATCAGTTCCACCAAGCAAGAGCGGATGAAACATGGACTGCGCTTTTTAAACGTTACTCACGATACGATGTGCTTATTTTAGATGACTTCGGGCTGAAAGCATTATCGCCAGAACAGTCCACTGATCTGTATGATTTAATAGCAGCTATCCATGTAAACTCTATGCTAATTATAACTACTAACCGTAAAATAGAAGGATGGATGGAGCTATTTTATGATCCGGTTATGGCAAACGCAGCATTAGATCGTATCGTAAATAAAGCTTATCGAATTGTTCTTGATGGGGAGTCATACAGGAAAAAATTTATACCGAAATTTAATTTAGTAGATGACAAGTGA
- the istA gene encoding IS21 family transposase — translation MSAKGTSMRKLIQILRLHFELKLSRRQIANSLSVSVGVVIKYINRALDKNLSWPLPEGMDEPALLEILKPKAAHASLNKALDLIDFAKTHQELSRKGVTLQLLWDEHQSEQEGALSYSRYCYHYRAYKQSLKRSLRQTHKAGDKVFIDYSGVTFSIIDPETNDIRAAEIFVGVLGASKYTFAEATWSQQLPDFLGSQRRMFEFFGGVPALVVPDNLRSAISKSCRYEPDTNPTYAHFIEHYGTAVLPARPYRPQDKASVESGVQVAQRWILARLRHQTFVGLNELNAEIARLLTIMNQKPFQKLPGCRESVFMEMDKPVLKPLPADAYYYRQYKASRAGIDYHVVLQGHYYSVPHRYCGQLIDLWFNQHTVECYFEGERIAMHLYSSIPGKQSTISHHMPKRHRIHTEQSKERYLRWASEIGACTHMVVKRIFDEKPHPEQAYRSCLGILKLAKRYGEIRLEQACSYGVHQGAYSRKSVLSILENNLDQGAKIHASRDVNLHGLTHDNIRGSQYYH, via the coding sequence ATGTCAGCAAAAGGAACATCTATGCGTAAATTGATTCAGATACTGCGTCTTCATTTTGAGTTAAAATTAAGCAGGCGCCAAATAGCAAACAGTCTTAGTGTATCGGTTGGTGTGGTTATCAAATACATCAATCGAGCCCTGGATAAAAATCTTTCATGGCCTCTTCCTGAGGGGATGGACGAGCCAGCTTTACTTGAAATTTTAAAGCCGAAAGCCGCTCATGCCAGCCTAAACAAGGCGCTAGACTTAATAGATTTCGCAAAAACTCACCAAGAATTAAGCCGAAAAGGCGTCACATTACAGTTGCTTTGGGATGAACATCAATCAGAACAAGAAGGCGCTTTAAGCTATTCTCGTTATTGTTACCACTATCGTGCTTATAAGCAAAGCCTAAAACGCTCGTTGCGTCAGACACATAAGGCGGGAGATAAGGTTTTTATTGATTACAGCGGTGTTACGTTCAGTATTATTGATCCTGAAACAAATGACATCAGGGCTGCTGAAATTTTCGTAGGTGTTTTGGGTGCCTCTAAGTATACGTTTGCTGAAGCCACATGGTCTCAGCAACTTCCTGACTTTTTGGGTTCTCAACGCCGGATGTTTGAGTTTTTTGGCGGTGTTCCAGCACTTGTTGTGCCAGATAATCTCCGTTCAGCCATCAGTAAATCATGTCGATATGAGCCTGATACGAATCCAACATACGCACACTTCATTGAGCATTATGGCACAGCTGTACTTCCAGCAAGGCCTTATCGTCCTCAAGACAAAGCATCTGTTGAATCAGGTGTTCAAGTTGCTCAACGTTGGATATTAGCCCGATTACGACATCAAACCTTTGTGGGTCTTAATGAACTCAATGCAGAGATTGCACGGCTATTAACCATAATGAACCAAAAACCATTTCAAAAACTACCTGGATGTCGCGAGTCAGTCTTCATGGAAATGGACAAACCTGTATTAAAACCGTTACCAGCAGATGCCTATTATTACAGGCAGTACAAAGCGTCTCGCGCAGGTATTGATTACCATGTTGTGCTTCAAGGGCATTATTACAGCGTGCCTCATAGGTACTGCGGCCAGCTCATTGATTTATGGTTTAACCAGCATACGGTTGAATGTTATTTTGAAGGAGAGCGCATAGCGATGCATCTGTATTCAAGCATACCAGGTAAACAATCCACGATTTCTCATCACATGCCCAAGAGGCACCGCATACACACCGAGCAATCAAAAGAGAGATATTTACGGTGGGCGAGCGAGATAGGTGCTTGCACACACATGGTCGTAAAAAGAATATTTGATGAAAAACCTCACCCCGAACAGGCTTACCGTTCCTGCCTTGGTATTTTGAAACTAGCGAAACGCTATGGAGAAATCCGTTTAGAGCAAGCCTGCTCCTATGGTGTACACCAGGGGGCATACAGCCGTAAAAGCGTGTTATCCATTCTAGAAAATAACCTTGACCAAGGAGCAAAAATTCATGCATCACGTGACGTGAACCTACATGGATTAACGCATGACAACATTAGGGGCTCTCAGTATTACCACTGA
- the istB gene encoding IS21-like element helper ATPase IstB — translation MNNESVLEQMRQLKMTGMQEGFREQQSQPKHADLSFEERLSLLLDREILRRDNNRVQSLQRRAKLRQSAAIEDVCYKNKRGLEKAKVMALAKCDFVRHHQNLLITGPTGCGKTYLSCAIGNQACRLGYKVRYLLLTRFLEEMSISHADGSYAKLMTQLHKDDVLILDDFGLTAINAAQRHDLFNLIEDRYQLKSTIITSQFPVAKWHEYLGEPTIADAILDRISENAHRIELNGESMRKKEIASS, via the coding sequence ATGAACAATGAATCCGTATTAGAACAAATGAGACAACTAAAAATGACGGGCATGCAGGAGGGCTTTCGTGAACAACAAAGCCAACCCAAACACGCCGACTTAAGCTTTGAAGAGAGGTTAAGTCTCTTGTTGGACCGCGAAATACTACGCAGAGACAATAATCGTGTGCAGAGTTTACAGCGGCGAGCAAAACTCAGGCAATCTGCAGCCATTGAAGATGTTTGTTATAAAAATAAGAGGGGTTTGGAAAAGGCAAAAGTGATGGCTCTTGCTAAATGTGACTTTGTTCGTCACCATCAAAATTTACTTATAACCGGACCTACCGGCTGCGGGAAAACATATCTTTCATGCGCTATCGGAAACCAAGCTTGCCGTCTAGGTTATAAAGTTCGCTATTTATTGTTAACGCGATTTTTAGAAGAAATGAGCATCTCACATGCCGATGGAAGCTATGCCAAGTTAATGACGCAATTACACAAGGATGATGTACTGATTCTTGATGACTTTGGATTAACAGCAATCAATGCAGCACAACGCCACGACTTGTTTAATCTTATTGAAGATCGGTATCAGCTAAAATCGACCATTATTACAAGCCAGTTTCCTGTGGCTAAATGGCATGAGTATTTAGGTGAGCCAACCATCGCCGATGCCATACTCGATCGCATCTCTGAAAATGCACATCGAATAGAACTCAACGGAGAGTCCATGAGAAAAAAAGAAATTGCTTCATCGTGA
- a CDS encoding VOC family protein, with protein MTIYLNHTIVSVRDPNRSAHFLSEILGLPLPHTLGHFTIVQIGDTSLDFFETNKQIQPQHYAFLVSEAEFDAIFKRIKKRNLPYWADPYRRKENQINGWDGGRGVYWDDPDGHLLEIITRPYGTGGTTTNMPHPLARDEN; from the coding sequence ATGACCATCTATCTAAATCACACGATTGTGTCTGTACGCGATCCCAATCGCTCTGCTCACTTCTTAAGTGAAATTCTGGGACTTCCATTACCACATACATTGGGCCACTTCACCATCGTGCAAATCGGTGACACTTCTCTCGATTTTTTCGAAACTAATAAACAAATACAACCCCAGCACTATGCATTCCTTGTGAGCGAGGCTGAGTTCGACGCAATTTTCAAGCGTATTAAAAAACGAAACCTACCCTATTGGGCGGATCCCTATCGACGTAAAGAGAATCAGATTAACGGATGGGATGGAGGAAGAGGAGTGTATTGGGATGATCCGGATGGCCATCTGCTGGAAATCATTACAAGACCATACGGTACAGGCGGCACAACCACCAATATGCCCCATCCTCTAGCTAGAGACGAAAATTAA
- a CDS encoding transposase, whose product MSLDVNGFDEPVTGGTATITVGNDHRLVKLAQKLPWDEMLQLVLPDLQRTEKKHWWMGRPLRIRIHLGVYVLQQMFNLTDRFAEQQVRDNAAFRLFCGYGLIKKWHAPDHTKIETFRSRLSPEKQRRLANLIAQQAVKLNYANPTELDIDSTVQEANIAYPAIANLLIKVAVLASKVGKGLNQLCSGGMKQYCVGLSNLKQIALYYFNLKRKDVGGGILSVVLQRLWRETYADVLPILNDLYLFGAKLASGKYWALRRSVETLSWRGTMLLQNVHGYLFEGIINTSISSLHAYEVGCFNKGKLNKGVQFGRVYQLGRIGGNFLFVGECTSTYMPDAQSLPLMLNTHEHLFGKGLLASVATDKGYYSLSNEQLLIEKGVLEIQLPRPDRTLNAARETTPWPIRQLLHHRRAGIEPLIGHTKHGGQLGRSRMKSDETTKSAGYAAVFGFNLRQLTRYLSGEVRPEIDKMTNIAANNANSTYKTVIQGA is encoded by the coding sequence ATGAGCTTGGATGTGAATGGCTTTGATGAGCCGGTTACAGGAGGCACCGCTACCATTACAGTCGGTAATGACCATCGCCTGGTTAAGCTGGCTCAGAAACTCCCCTGGGATGAGATGCTGCAATTAGTATTGCCTGATTTACAGCGCACGGAGAAGAAACATTGGTGGATGGGCAGACCCTTGCGAATCCGTATTCATTTAGGGGTTTATGTCTTACAGCAGATGTTTAATTTAACCGATAGGTTTGCTGAGCAGCAGGTACGTGATAATGCCGCCTTCCGTCTGTTTTGTGGTTATGGTCTCATCAAGAAATGGCATGCGCCAGACCATACCAAAATCGAGACGTTTCGTTCTCGATTAAGCCCTGAAAAACAACGACGGCTTGCCAATTTGATAGCGCAACAAGCGGTTAAACTGAATTATGCTAATCCTACGGAGCTCGATATTGACTCTACTGTGCAAGAAGCTAATATAGCCTATCCCGCAATCGCTAATTTATTGATTAAAGTTGCTGTCCTTGCGTCAAAAGTTGGAAAAGGACTGAATCAATTGTGTTCTGGTGGCATGAAACAGTACTGCGTTGGACTAAGCAATTTAAAACAAATCGCGCTGTATTATTTTAATTTGAAACGTAAAGATGTTGGTGGGGGTATATTATCCGTGGTACTTCAGCGATTATGGCGTGAAACGTATGCTGATGTACTGCCTATCTTAAATGATTTATATTTGTTTGGTGCTAAGTTAGCATCGGGTAAATATTGGGCGCTTCGCCGTTCTGTCGAGACGCTGAGCTGGCGCGGGACTATGTTATTACAGAATGTACATGGTTATCTTTTTGAAGGTATTATCAATACATCGATCTCTTCATTGCATGCTTATGAAGTCGGCTGTTTTAACAAAGGTAAATTAAATAAAGGAGTGCAGTTTGGCCGCGTCTATCAATTAGGACGTATTGGAGGTAATTTTCTTTTTGTTGGCGAATGCACGTCTACTTATATGCCAGATGCTCAGTCTTTACCGCTGATGCTCAATACACATGAGCATCTTTTTGGAAAGGGGTTGCTGGCATCTGTGGCGACAGATAAAGGGTATTATTCACTGAGCAACGAACAGCTATTGATTGAAAAAGGCGTCCTTGAAATTCAATTACCCCGTCCTGATAGGACGCTCAATGCGGCTCGTGAAACAACACCATGGCCAATTCGGCAATTATTGCATCATCGACGCGCTGGTATTGAGCCTTTGATTGGCCACACGAAACACGGAGGTCAATTGGGTAGAAGCCGTATGAAATCTGATGAAACCACCAAAAGCGCTGGTTATGCTGCTGTATTTGGGTTCAATTTAAGGCAACTTACTCGTTATCTTTCAGGCGAGGTACGTCCAGAAATTGATAAAATGACTAATATTGCAGCAAATAATGCAAATAGCACCTATAAAACGGTTATACAAGGGGCGTGA
- a CDS encoding RNA-directed DNA polymerase, whose product MIEKEQSRMNYGASLESLFQAYFDCRKNKRNTMNALRFETDYESNLIALRDELNSSTWNPGRSIAFVIDRPVKREIFAADFRDRVVHHWLINQLNPLFEKAFIYDSYASRKGRGAHMGIARADEFIRKCSLNYQRDSYVLKLDILSFFIRINRHILWEKLRCFIETHYNQPDKGLILEVACKVIQNEPTSHCFIKGKRRDWQGFPKDKSLFYARSHCGLPIGNLTSQVFANFYLNPFDHFIKHDLGVRFYGRYVDDFILVHEDNAFLKSLIPRMEQFLQKELELELHPRKRYLQHYCKGVPFLGVMLKPHCIHAGRRIKGNFYEAIQRHNQVVKDHKPTKEEQMAFLCSINSYLGILSHYQTYRLRKGMLKKHLSIWWWNLMFFSNRCAKLVAKQRTVR is encoded by the coding sequence TTGATAGAAAAGGAACAGAGCCGTATGAACTATGGTGCGTCATTGGAATCCTTATTTCAAGCCTATTTTGACTGCCGCAAGAACAAGCGCAACACCATGAATGCGCTCCGCTTTGAAACGGATTATGAAAGCAATCTCATTGCTTTGCGAGATGAACTCAATTCTAGCACCTGGAACCCTGGGCGCTCGATTGCTTTTGTGATTGATAGGCCTGTGAAACGCGAAATCTTTGCTGCTGATTTTCGTGACCGTGTGGTGCATCACTGGTTAATCAATCAATTGAATCCTCTGTTTGAGAAAGCCTTTATTTATGATAGCTATGCGAGCCGCAAGGGACGAGGCGCGCACATGGGCATTGCGCGTGCCGACGAATTTATCCGCAAATGCTCTTTAAATTACCAAAGAGACTCCTATGTGCTGAAGCTCGATATCTTAAGTTTTTTCATCCGCATTAACCGCCATATTCTCTGGGAGAAACTTCGCTGTTTTATCGAGACCCATTATAACCAGCCCGACAAGGGATTAATCCTGGAGGTCGCCTGCAAAGTCATTCAAAATGAACCAACCAGCCACTGCTTTATCAAGGGGAAACGACGCGACTGGCAGGGTTTTCCCAAAGACAAGAGCCTTTTTTATGCCAGGTCTCACTGCGGGCTACCGATTGGCAATCTCACCAGCCAGGTATTTGCCAATTTCTATTTAAATCCCTTTGACCATTTCATCAAACACGATTTGGGTGTGCGTTTCTATGGTCGTTACGTCGATGATTTTATTCTGGTGCATGAAGATAATGCATTTTTAAAATCACTCATACCCCGAATGGAGCAGTTTTTGCAAAAAGAGCTCGAACTTGAGCTTCATCCGCGTAAACGATACCTGCAGCACTACTGCAAAGGCGTCCCGTTTCTTGGAGTGATGCTCAAACCACACTGCATCCATGCCGGACGTCGCATCAAAGGGAATTTTTATGAGGCCATCCAGCGCCATAACCAGGTTGTTAAAGACCATAAACCCACCAAAGAAGAGCAGATGGCTTTTTTATGCTCCATCAACTCTTATCTTGGGATTTTAAGTCATTACCAGACCTACCGCCTACGAAAAGGCATGCTTAAAAAGCACTTATCCATCTGGTGGTGGAATCTGATGTTTTTCAGTAACAGATGTGCCAAATTAGTAGCGAAGCAAAGAACAGTACGATAA
- a CDS encoding DUF1566 domain-containing protein has protein sequence MLLFKSDKGTDLAVDSRLHKTPCTDQNTFINCLGGFAGDNYWSSTEFSGNPTNNAWNQNFNNGNQNDDNKNNNLRVRCVRGFKQSKVTIGVGF, from the coding sequence ATGCTTTTGTTTAAAAGCGATAAAGGGACTGACTTGGCAGTTGATTCGCGTCTGCACAAGACGCCTTGTACAGACCAAAACACCTTTATTAATTGTTTAGGCGGTTTTGCCGGTGACAACTACTGGAGTTCTACCGAGTTTTCCGGCAATCCTACGAACAACGCCTGGAACCAGAACTTCAACAATGGCAACCAGAACGACGACAATAAGAACAACAATCTTCGGGTTAGGTGTGTTCGGGGTTTTAAACAAAGTAAAGTCACAATCGGCGTGGGCTTTTAA
- a CDS encoding four helix bundle protein — protein MMALYTELPVYRDAYLLTLKVFEITKDFPREYKYTLGQDMKRDALHLLRCIYRANKNQNRVEHLEVFLDELELLKLEIRLCVEMKLVSLKKQALLSELLDRIGKQVTGWRNASR, from the coding sequence ATGATGGCGCTATATACCGAGTTGCCGGTTTATCGGGACGCATACCTTTTGACACTAAAGGTGTTTGAGATAACAAAAGATTTTCCAAGGGAGTACAAATACACACTGGGCCAGGATATGAAGCGTGACGCCCTTCATTTGCTTCGTTGTATTTACCGAGCAAACAAGAATCAAAACAGAGTAGAGCACTTAGAGGTGTTTTTAGATGAGTTGGAGTTATTGAAACTAGAAATTCGCCTGTGTGTCGAGATGAAACTGGTATCACTTAAAAAGCAGGCATTATTAAGTGAGCTTTTAGATCGCATAGGCAAACAGGTGACCGGCTGGCGTAATGCCAGTCGATAA
- a CDS encoding DUF1566 domain-containing protein, with product MQQFTVAPSAGANGSISPTTAQVVNAGSSLTFTATPNTGFGVNQWLLDGNVVQNGGTSFQLNNIQANHAIEVTFNQTTLSPLTQNLALSINNPGADPALSGTARIIRIENTGSIPANNVQVSTSGFPAGTSITSNACMGTLNNGATCDITITPGINASLDSLSSACTTAPGTAPVPTTVTVTADNAPSTDVNVLVLGYGCIYQGGFLFSVDNATPSTQSIGGKVAALTDEEESPADFFFQWATLFDNTAADSITDGLSNTNALETPVGQYPAAQACRNKSEQGFTDWFMPAICELGRYSNPPGGTDAGCGTTNPNLYTTLHTNGLGGFAGDYYWSSTEFSGVPTTGAWIQNFFDGVQDVDNKFDSLRVRCVRAFTP from the coding sequence GTGCAGCAATTCACCGTGGCACCATCGGCGGGTGCGAATGGCTCCATTTCCCCCACAACAGCACAGGTGGTCAATGCTGGCAGCAGCCTGACGTTTACGGCAACACCCAATACCGGTTTCGGAGTCAATCAGTGGCTGCTGGATGGCAATGTGGTACAAAATGGTGGCACGAGCTTCCAGTTGAACAATATCCAGGCTAATCATGCTATAGAGGTAACCTTTAATCAGACAACCCTGTCTCCTCTCACGCAAAACTTGGCTTTGTCAATTAACAATCCAGGAGCAGACCCAGCCCTTTCTGGCACTGCGCGCATCATTCGAATAGAAAATACGGGCTCAATACCAGCAAACAACGTACAGGTGAGTACATCCGGATTTCCTGCTGGAACGTCAATTACCAGTAATGCCTGTATGGGCACACTGAATAACGGAGCCACCTGCGACATCACCATCACCCCAGGCATTAATGCCAGTTTGGATTCTTTAAGCTCTGCCTGCACTACTGCGCCAGGAACTGCGCCTGTACCAACAACGGTCACAGTAACTGCAGATAATGCGCCATCTACGGACGTTAATGTCTTGGTGTTAGGATACGGTTGTATTTATCAAGGGGGTTTTTTGTTTTCTGTGGATAATGCCACACCCAGCACACAAAGCATTGGTGGGAAAGTGGCCGCATTAACGGATGAAGAAGAAAGTCCAGCAGACTTTTTTTTCCAATGGGCAACATTATTCGATAATACGGCAGCGGACAGTATCACGGATGGATTAAGTAACACCAATGCGCTTGAAACCCCTGTAGGTCAATATCCGGCAGCGCAGGCCTGTCGAAACAAGAGTGAACAGGGGTTTACTGACTGGTTCATGCCGGCGATTTGCGAGTTGGGACGATATTCCAATCCACCAGGAGGAACTGATGCGGGTTGTGGCACTACCAATCCCAACTTATATACAACGTTGCATACGAATGGTTTAGGCGGTTTTGCCGGTGACTACTACTGGAGTTCTACCGAGTTTTCCGGCGTTCCTACGACCGGCGCCTGGATCCAGAACTTCTTCGATGGCGTCCAGGACGTCGACAATAAGTTCGACAGTCTTCGGGTTAGGTGTGTTCGGGCTTTTACCCCTTAA
- a CDS encoding outer membrane protein: MKHRLVLSLITAGVLGSTASAGTMGPVMAIKDWTWVGSVSAGPVWARGGETQTFYLAPEIEKTYAARKSTNALASGELFVGIQKSLSSQWLGQLGLAVTTTGSAHLQGIIWDDADPQFDNYSYQYKVRNTRIAAKGKLLLDKGYWLMPWVSASLGVGFNRTHEFTNTPLIFEALPNANFTDHTKTALTYTLGAGVQKSLNDHWQVGVGYEFADWGKSELGRAFGQTMNSGLALNHLYTNGVLVNLTYVA; encoded by the coding sequence ATGAAGCATCGCTTAGTTCTTTCTCTCATCACGGCAGGAGTGCTGGGAAGTACAGCCTCAGCTGGCACTATGGGGCCTGTCATGGCCATCAAAGACTGGACCTGGGTAGGCTCTGTGAGCGCAGGCCCGGTTTGGGCTCGTGGTGGGGAGACTCAGACTTTTTATTTGGCTCCGGAAATTGAAAAGACGTATGCGGCCAGAAAATCGACCAATGCATTAGCATCAGGTGAGCTGTTTGTGGGGATACAAAAGTCATTATCCTCCCAGTGGTTGGGTCAATTGGGACTGGCAGTGACCACCACCGGCAGTGCCCATCTTCAGGGCATTATCTGGGATGATGCCGACCCTCAATTTGATAATTACAGCTACCAATATAAAGTACGCAACACGCGCATAGCGGCAAAAGGAAAACTTCTGCTTGATAAAGGCTATTGGCTCATGCCCTGGGTGAGCGCGAGCCTTGGCGTTGGTTTTAACCGCACTCATGAATTCACCAACACACCCTTGATTTTTGAAGCCTTACCCAATGCCAATTTTACAGACCACACAAAAACCGCATTGACCTACACGCTGGGGGCTGGCGTGCAAAAGTCGCTCAATGACCACTGGCAGGTAGGGGTTGGATATGAGTTTGCCGACTGGGGTAAAAGCGAACTGGGTCGCGCTTTTGGGCAGACTATGAATTCAGGATTAGCACTCAATCACCTTTACACCAATGGGGTGTTGGTCAATCTTACTTACGTGGCATAA